TATTAACTTTAGATTCTtctttctatgttttttttaatttcgaattttaattatttgtaaattgtattatttttatatgaactctaagctctacttttaatttttttatgtttattccaaattttaaatagttttaaattcctatatagacactgtactctacttctaatgttccttattttttttccgagtttctattatttattaattgtatttctatttggactctatactctacttctaatattcgtTATTTTTAactctgaatttctattatttcttagttgtatttctatatggactgtagtctcctcttccaatattccttattttttaattccgaatttcaactatttccaatttgtatttctatatatatggactctgtttttcttcttctccgattaatatgagaatttctagaccgtGAGAGCGAGcgtggaggctcttttttctattcttttaataagttaatagatgaTTGAATAGctgaattttttgtgataagtATTCAATGGTACAAAGAATGAATTCAAAATTCAATGCAACAATATGCTTCAAACAACCTTGGTCAACTGGCTGCCCGCTCCTACATCCACATGCATGCTTCACACTGCCACCTAGATTAATTACTTCCTCACGAAGCACCAAGTCTTAGTCGATCACCAAATCATTTGCACGAATATGCCTTCTCCCATTCCTTTTCTAGTAAATTCACATCAATTTTAATAATCAATAATCATCCAAACATTAGTGAAagtagtactatatatatatatgtgtacaaACATTACTTCTGCCCAACCACGGTTAGCCACATAGTAGTAATTAATCAGCTAGTCAGCTTACACTTGTCTACACGCGGCGAGCGGCCATGGACGCACCTCGCCGGCGGAGCAACGGCGCGTGGGAGATCAACCTGGTGCGGCGGAGCCCGGCCACGGCGCGGACCGACCGCTGCtcgaggctgctgctgctgtggagCGGgttcgtcggcgtcgtcgtcgtgctctACCTGTTCGTCGGCCACGTCTGGGCGTCCGTCGCCACGGCggtgctcctcgccgccgcgggctgGTTCACCTGGTACTACttcggcgcggcgccggcgccgccggtgctCCCCGATCATCATcagccggcggcgccggtggaggCCCGCGGGCTCAGCCAGGAGGACATCGAGGCCATCCCGGCGTTCGAGTACAGGAGGGGATCATCGGGCAGCGGGGTGGCGCAGTGCGCGGTGTGCATCGCCGCCGTGAAGGACGGGGACACGGTGCGGCGGCTGCCGGCGTGCGGCCACGCGTTCCACGCGCCGTGCGTGGACGGGTGGCTGCGCGACCACGCGACGTGCCCCATGTgccgcgccgacgtcgtcaAGGTCGCCGGAgagacgacgccggcgacggaggaggagccGCCCGTGTAGCCGAGCCCGCGCAAGTTGAGGCATACGACAAGTCAACAAAACATGCGCCGGAATGGAAACGTGTGCTTCCATCCCtgcttgtttcttttttttccacttCGTTTGACTTTCTGTTTTAAGTGTCAGCTTGGTATAGTATGGATCTGATATAGTGTTTACTAGCAAGGTGTATATGCGATACAATTAACAAAAAAGTTGTGAAAAGTGAGTGTCAATGGCAAAATTACTTGAGTGTGATATCTACTTCATTTTGCCAACTTCTGTTATCTCTTTTTGAATCGAACTATTAAAGTGtactccgtttctaaatattcgacaccattaattttttagcacatgtttgaccattcgtcttattaaaaacttttgtgaaatatgtaaaactatatgtatacatataagtatatttaacaatgaataattaataattacttaaattttttaaataagatgaacggtcaaacatatttaaaaaaaatcaacggtgtcaatatttagaaacggagggagtacttttttacaacatatttatatagaaaagttgttttaaaaattatattaatcatttttttcaatttgttaGTCACTacctaattaatcatacgctaatttATCGTGTAAGGATTTGGAACCCTAAGGTTCGAATGAAGAAGACAAGCCAATCAACCTTAGGGAAATAATTTATGCACGTCAGGAGAATTAGAAAATGCTGGTCACGAAGTCAGGCTTTCATGTACTGTAACTATCATTGTTGAATGGGAAATGTATAGAAATCTTGGATACGTAtggcctgtttggtagagctctaacttctaaatttagctccaggagttgggaCTGGAGTAGacttgtggagctgcctaagaGCATCCCTAGCAGATACGCTAGCCGGGACTCCATCCGAAATTTGGTGCATACGAGCGTGAAACTAGCTTCCAACAGATACGCCATCGCTCCTCCAAAAATAGCGCATACGCCAAAACGGCAAAGAGAGAAAGGGCAAATATAGCGTGTCTCTCTCCTCACGCCATACCACATCGGATCGAGCTCCCGTCCTAATCCAGAGTTCCGCGACCTCCCcccatcatcgtcgtcgctggagggtggagagagagggtaTAGCCCAGGATGGAGAGGAAGAGCCATACCGGATCTGGAAGGAGAACGCCGCTAGCGGCAGCCGCCTacgcccgccgccgtccccctGCGCGCGTCCGCCACCTGCGTCCTCCGCCCCTCGCCcaactgccgccgcctccgcccatcCGCGGCACCTCCCctgcctcccccccccccatccacgccccccccccccccccccgtcgccgtcgccgtcgccctgcgggccaccgccgcctgccTCCACCGCCCCTCGCCCGCCCGTTGCAGCCACCGCCCATCCGCGCCCCCCGCCTGCCTCCTCCCTGCCCATCCGCaccccccgcccgccgccgtccctcGCCCGCCCCGAACGCTCACCGCTGCCGCCCCTTGCTCGcccaccggccaccgccgcgcatCCGCGTCTGTTGGCCGCCCCATCTGCCTTGCAAACAAAAGAGTAGAAGAGTAGGGAGAGTAAAGAAGAGTAGATAAGCGTAGAGAGAAAAGAGGTGAGAAAATAAGGAAAACTGGCAGTTGAACacatcaaaatgagaaaaaaaatactcactCAATACAAatatatcaattaaaaattacCAACTAAAATTATATCCATTAAAATTTACTTATTTTGAAAGATTATCACGATGAATAACATCATAGTCATCCATAATATAGTCCttaaaaatacaaatataagGTTAGTTGGAGAATATAGGAGGGTATGATATAGATGATGTAGTATGAATGATCTGTTGGAGTGAGAAGAGATATGAAGGAGGAATCTTTTTTAGATGGCCATCCATATGGGTATATAGAAGATCAAATTTGGATGAGATGTTGGGGATGCTCTAAACCCaactccacctctctagttcattttgtgagataGCTGGGTTCGCTCTCATTTTAGGTAGAGCTAAAACtttttggctgagctccagctccaagagAGGTGGACCTGCAGCTGCGCTAAAAAGGCCCATATTTTTTCGCAAAGAGCAAGAGATGAGAGGACCATAATGGTAGGAAGTGGGTGCCTCGAGGAGGTAGGCGGGATATATCTTTATCttaattgcttaaaaaatttgtatcTTTCCAATCATCAGACGCGATTTTGGTATGTGTTCCGATTCGCACGCGATTGGACGAAGCAGCTGCCATCCGAACGCCCGGCTACATCcgttcctcttcttcttcctcgattCAGTCTGAGTAGGAAGAGCGGGCGAACGGCTTCGGCGTCCGATAACATAATGTCGATGACAGAGGCACCTCGATGCGCTCCCGAACTCGGCATGATGGACGAAGGCGGCAGCCGGAGTGGGGAGCGAGGGAAGAATTGGGAACTCTGGCGGCAAGAACTCAGTCCGGTAGGAGAGAGAAAACTCCAGGGTGTCTTGATGTAAGTGGGAGATAAGGGGGAAACGGGGAAAAAAAATGGACTCACCGGAGTTGGGAGATACGCTCTAGGGGAGGAGATCATCGCTCCAgcgaggcggcagcggaggTGGCGTGCACACATGCCACGCGCGTGTAGAACGGAGGTAGTTGCTGGATCTCAGCTTGGTTGGGCCGGGCCATGGCATGGCTGCGCCGTGTGAGCCGGAAGGGCCCAGAAAGTGCAGTCAGCTCAGCAGGGAGAAAGTTGGTGGAGGGGATATATATAGGAGGATTGGAGGGATTTCGGCccaaaagaaatagaagatttttctaaatttttagaGGGATGATTTTAATCTCTATTTTTATCTATACTAGgaaaacaaaattttttgaaatgatCCCCTTATTCCCGTGTCTTCCGAATAAATGGCGAGCTTTAGACCAAGCGCTATCCCTtaatatccgtgcgcttgcatcGGTCAGGTTAAAACAATTTTAATTGTGCATATGCTTTGACAGATAAATAGTCAAACCATGACGATTCCTTGACCACAACAGTGGAGCCAAAtgagaaattaagaaaaaaatatgtatacgCTCCGGCTGATAAATAGTCAAACTTGACAATTCCTCAGCCACAACGGTGGAGGAAGCCAAAGGAGAAATTAAGAAATCGTGAGACCAAATTGATTGAGATTTCTGGGCCATTTTGGTTTGATGCCAAAATGTGCTCTATCAAATTGTTGGTATTTTGAATATAGTAGTTTAGCtagtgtttggtttgctactaaAATGTGCTAATAAAACATATAAGTTGTCAAAAcatttggcactaccaaaatttGCCTACGATTTGACATTGCCAATATTTTAGCGTGGTagtaaaccaaacaagccctccGACACCAAATCGACGCTTCAACAGCTACATAAGACAGACGCTCGGATGTGATCTATTTGCTTCTTTTGTTGCAACAAATTTCCTTATATATAGAtcctaaaaggaaaaaaaagtttctagTGTATTAAGTCAACAGGCTCAGAACAAATAACAGAAAAATGCCATTGTTTAAATCTTTGTATCCACTCtgaacactggtggagaagtggcTTTTACTACCAGTTCATAACCAGTGGCGGAGGACGGAAAAAAAATGAGGTATGGCTCATGGACACATACCTAATCGCACTATACTGTACGGCACAACATTGTATCAATATTTAGCATGGCAATAATCTTTGGAATCAGGCAATAATATGcataaaatctgaaaaaaaaaggagagcaaGGATTGATTAGGGATGATTGAATCGGGAGGAAGGCCACTTGCTTCAGCTtaccttgctgctgctgcttgccttCCGCCTGCCACATCGCTCCTGCTGCCTGCTGGCTCGCCGCCTGTCACGCGCGTGTCCCTGCCGcgtagccgcgccgccgcatacCAGCATTGGCGCCCAGTCGCCACTTGTTGATCTCACTAGATGGCActccgcgctttgctgcggaaACTGCATCGGCTACATCAAGAGATATTAGTTTAGCATTTATTaacgtatttcaataaaaatcATCATAAAAATAGGAAATAACATGTGTCCTAAGAaacattttgttttttatatactccctccggtacgttttggacaatgacataATCGTCATAATATatcttttttataatatatataattaataaatgtatttttatttttattaagtACTTTgtaagataaatatatatatgttattctaATGCCTCTAAACTAAAtacttttaaagttattgatagttGGAGTTATAAAGAATTGACTTTAACCATGTTCAAAATATCAAGAATTATAGACGATAGTTTTATGATAGACTACTCAaatacttcctctatttcaGAATGTATGACGTCATTGACTTTTCgcataacgtttgaccattagtcttattattatttttatatatgttatttattttgttgtgacatgttttatcatcaaataaaatataatacattcttaacttataattttacatatttatagtaAACTTTTGAATagaacgaatggtcaaatattatgtAAAAAGTTAACAGTGTCATGCATTTTGAAAATGAGGTAGCATAATGTTAttctttcaataaaaaaataatgctaATTGGTTTTTGCAACGTTGAGAAAATCGTAGTTCAAATAAAAATGCTTAGGAATAAGCAggatcaaattttggtaaaagtaaaaaaaagaatcatattACAACTATGACCATGGTAAAATAAAACCATTAAAAATATTATGATGATATGATcccagatgaaaaaaaaaattgtgccaATGTGGGTCTTAATTTGTTCGctctattataaaaaaaatacataactcataagaaaaaatatatagatatatagttTAAGAAAGATATACAACGCTTTCAAAAATGGtaataaaaaagagaaagattTGTGTAGCTAATATGACACTGCAATTTGGGCTGGCCGCCTGAGGCTTTGTGTTGAGAGTTGGCTTGGACAGGATGGTGGGATACTACATACCGACGAACGTGATGCTCCAAGAGTAATCCAACGGCTGTGGTTGTAAACTGTTGTTTCTACAGTGATCTGAGAGAGAAGATGGGATAACGTGGCAGGCTGTTGCACTTGATGCCGTACTTCACCGAGAATAAAGACTTTATAGGATGCGGGGAGCTGGATGCGGATGCCTCCCGCAGTTCCAagcggccgcgccgtcgtcgcctcatcgtccgccgcggcggcggagatggggaATTTCTGAGCTAGGGTTAAGTCTAGTGAATCACCCACATATGCCCACATTAACACAAAACGAGCCCAATGGGCCTACGATTCAGTGGAGAGTGCCCCAGCAGCGAGTGCCCTGTCTTCGCCCATCGCCTGACGCCGCACTTCGCCTCTGCGCCTGACTGCCGTCAGCGGCCTGCCGGAGTTGGAGGTGGAGGGTGTTGGTACGAGCGGGCGGCGCCATACCTCGCCCTACCGAGTCCTCTGCAACTGTTCataaccctttgtagtcccagtttttcaaccgggactacgaatccgggactaaagatcgttatctttagtcccgggtgaaataaccgggagtaaaaatccatttttagtcccaATTGGTGTTATCAAtcgagactaaagatagagcatttttagtcccggttggaaataGAGTTAGGCTAGCTAGATACGGTTGCTCCATTATTctgttcttttcttcattgtttttaatatattgatttcactccatccccatcccaaaatcccaaatcaatcatccccaaatcctcaaatcgatcatatccaaatacatcacaaaatcttaaaaaaaattacattacaacttctacaaaattcatcacaaatacatcacatattcacatcacacacaaatcaaatacatctcagatccgaatcacaaattctcaaaaaaaaacaaagaaacgcccgctgccgcccgccTTGAGGCCGCCCGGCCCTCCGCCCGCCGGAGCGCGGACCACCGCCGCACCGCTGCGAGGCCGACCGGCCCTCtgcccgccggccgcccggccctccGCGCTGCAGATCAAGAAGTGGGGAGGATGGGGGGAGGGAATGGAGGAGAGGCACCGCCGGGCCTCTGCTCTGCATATCAAGAAGTGGGGAGGATTGGGgagggaaaagaggagaggaagagataaggtgtAAGGAGCTAGTTAGAGGATACGAGGAGCCGGGAGTTAAAGGGAgagaaaggaggagaggaagagataaggtgtAAGGAGTTAGATGATAGGAGGAACCGGGAGTTTAAGGAGAGAggagcgggagggaggaggagacctCGATCCGATCCGCGTGCACACCTCTCCGTGTATGTCGATCTCTTTTCCCGGTTggactaaagattaaaaagTACCTCTGAGATTttaaaccgagactaaagatgtttttagtcccggtttttaatataactgggactattgtgaaatcgagccaaccgaccaaagatggtttctccaccagtggaacTTATAAATATCGGTTACTCGAAATACCAACAAAATCAGTAAACAGTAGGTCAAAGGTAAGTACCACTGGTCATATCGTACCAATATTTGGGCCAAGTtaagtttcaaactttttcttcaaacttctaacttttctatcacataaaactttcctacacacataaactttcaatttttttttcaaacttccagtTTTGGCATGGAACTAAAACAGCCTTAGATTCAAAATCTTGATTGAAAAACTAATTTATAGAAAACTGGCTTACAAACCATAGGCAACTTATTCTAATCTAATTAAAATGTTTTGATTATGCATGTGATTACTTGTAGTATGAAAATTTCTCAACAGTTAATTCGGTCGGCAGGCACCCTGGGATAATTGAATGACCTTATGACCAAATCAGGTAGAAGCAAAGTGCCTCTAGCCGGACGTGGCTTGCTTGCTCCCTGCAAATACTTCTGTCTGTGCTCTCTTCGACATGGCATAAACTCATTTGTTTGCAGTACATGCCcacaagttcttttttttagataatacatGCCCACAAGTTCTGTTGTCAACAAAGTAAAATATTGGACGAGAGCTTTGGTTAATAGATCACCACCTCACACACACACGATCATGTTCCTAAACATCACGGCACGAATTAACTGTTGTGAAAGtacatgtagcctagtggttgcagcGAACTGAGTAGCACCTTAAGATccgagttcaaatctccatagtagcgaatttcagattggttATTTGAGtactaagttcctaatttaaaaaagGTTGCATATATTCGGTTGGACAtagaatttcagattgggttatctGAGGGAAAATACCCTTCTAAAAAAACATCACGGCGCCAGAGTATACCGTCCATGTCCCTCTCACTAGGGTTCCCCTTACCGTTTTTGGCGCGGTTACCGCACCCCCGCGGTAAAGCTTTCACTGCGAAAACCGCGTGGTAACCACAAGACATACCGTAGtttcaaaaattgaaaaaaaggtTACCGCGCAGTTTTGTAAGCCCTAGCTCTCATTACGTGTGACAAGACCTTCGccggtgattttttttctctgcccTTCTCGATCAGGTAATAACATCAAGCGGCTCCAATATCAGCCGAACAGCCCAGCCCACCAGGCCCACATTGCCAAAACCCTAACCGCACGGACGCGCCAACGCGGCAACACTGCACCCCATCCCCACCCCACACGGGCTCGGCAGAACCGCACTCGATCGGTTGCCGTTTCTCTTCCCGCAGCACTGCGCCAAACCgacagccgccgcctcctcttcgcaCCATATGCCACTGTCGCGCCAACAGCACAGcagtctcctcctcctcatcctcatgCCGCGCCGCCATCACTGCCGATGGTCCTTGCGCCGAGCCATCGACTGCACCCTCTCCACCTCGCCGTTGTGCCACCGTGCTGGTCAAAGCTTGGCGGTGTACGATGAGGGGGTGAGCCGTGGGCGCTGGGCCACGCCCGAGCCACCAAtggtcgccctcctcctctccgttgTCCCACCGTGCCGGCTATTGCCCAATGGCATGAGATGCGGGCGTAGACTATGAGCAGTATACCACCACCGCCAATGTTTACCGTGCCCACAGTCTCCTGATCTCCTTATTCCTTCTGCCGATTGCAATTTGTGTTCGATTTATgtgagttttttcttctttttttttttgatttgtgcgatcttcttttctctctttttcgttTGGTTTCTATCTCTCTTTTCTGTGTTGATTCCTTACTAGATAGCGTCCCTGTTTTTTATCGAGAATGCTAATCTGCGACCAGTCGCGTCACGCGCGGAGAGGGGGGCGGTGGACGGCGCGTGATTTTTTTGGGggaacgttttttttttctttctatttttctttctgTACGAGTTTGTTTTCTTTCCGTAGTTTacggtttccttttttttcgtttttctttCTGTATCTTacgatttccttttttttgcttttctgtttttttcttttcgtattatttttaggttttttttctaatatgtatatgcaaactttatatatgtacaaatacaaattttgtatacacgaatacaaactttgcatacacgtatgcaaagtttgtatacatgtatgcaaagtttgtatacgtatatgcaaattttatatatgtacaaatataaactttgtatacacgaatacaaactttatatacaaaGGGAACAACCAATTGAAAGGGAGCTAGGGGTTGATGTGGATCAGCATCTAGCCCGACAGAGTCTCACAAGGGTTGAGGAGATGGGGAAAACTGAGATGGGTAAGACAAAGGTGGCACTCAGATCTTGGAGGAGGGATCTGAATGTACTTTACAGGACTTGATGGAAAAGGATATCAGACAGCTAGAAGCTATTGCAAGGAATGGTGAGCCCAATGCTGCTGAAGATGGATTCACtcagtcagacaagaagagaaggaaaaagaagaaatcgACTGATCCAGCGGTTGCAACAAGACAAAGCATGAGAATTATAAGAGATGGTGTACCGGTGGCTATGAAGGCCCAGAAGAGGACATCTGAAAAGAACGACATATCAGGTACCAATAAATTTGCAGTTTTCAACTCGTTAAGTAATGATCATCTTGCATCTATTGCTCTTGATTCTGGTATTGATTTAGGAGATAACCAGGATACTATCTTTAATAATATTCAAACTTTAAAAGCAAAGGAGCTAGCACAGTCGCTAATTTGTATGGCACAGGATAGGTTAGATAAGAAGGTAGGGGAGGAAAGATTGCCTGAACATATTGAAATTGAAGGTTGTGTGTCATCCCAAGATGCTAGGGGCAGAGAGCCGTGTGCACATGGGGGTGACAGCAACAATAACACAAATCTTGAATGATGAATATCCTTTTCTGGAATGTGAGGGGGCTGGGCAATCCTGGGAGAAGGGGACAGTTGACAGAACTGATGAAAAAGCATAGAATTAATTTGATCTGTCTTCAGGAAACAATCAGAGGCAGTTTTAGGGAGGTGGAATTAGATAGTTTTTGTGGGGGGAAAGATTTTCATTGGCTGACCAAACCTGCCGAGGGCCACTTGGGTGGTTTGCTTATGGGTgtcgatttagattttgctgagGTGATTGACATTGACTTAGGGGAGTTCTTTATCAGCATGATGATTGAGACCAAGAAGGATAGGAAAAGGTGGAGAGTTGTTAATGTATATGGGCCAGTACAGGCTGACAGGAAGGAAAAATTTCTTCAAGAATTGACAGATGTGATGTTGACTCAATCTGATCCAGTCATCATTGGGGGAGATTTTAACTTAGTTAGGTTTGCAGAGGAGAAATCTAATGGTCAGATTAACAAAAGATGGGCTGATAAGTTCAATT
This genomic window from Oryza sativa Japonica Group chromosome 12, ASM3414082v1 contains:
- the LOC4352120 gene encoding E3 ubiquitin-protein ligase ATL6 — protein: MDAPRRRSNGAWEINLVRRSPATARTDRCSRLLLLWSGFVGVVVVLYLFVGHVWASVATAVLLAAAGWFTWYYFGAAPAPPVLPDHHQPAAPVEARGLSQEDIEAIPAFEYRRGSSGSGVAQCAVCIAAVKDGDTVRRLPACGHAFHAPCVDGWLRDHATCPMCRADVVKVAGETTPATEEEPPV